One genomic window of Cannabis sativa cultivar Pink pepper isolate KNU-18-1 chromosome 2, ASM2916894v1, whole genome shotgun sequence includes the following:
- the LOC115720240 gene encoding uncharacterized protein LOC115720240 → MAPYDALYGRPCRLPLRWEKLDQHVTIGPKIITSTDEKIKGIQEQLKVIQSRQKTYVELHQREVELDVSDYVFLKVTPIRVVTRFEVKEDVTYEEQPVRISSRNLKSLRNREIPIVKILWQNHREDNAT, encoded by the exons ATGGCTCCTTATGATGCATTATATGGGAGGCCATGCAGATTGCCATTGCGTTGGGAAAAACTAGATCAGCATGTCACTATTGGTCCCAAGATTATTACAAGTACTGATGAGAAGATTAAGGGAATCCAAGAGCAACTTAAGGTTATTCAGAGTCGTCAGAAAACCTATGTTGAACTCCATCAACGAGAAGTTGAGCTTGATGTTAGTGATTATGTCTTCTTGAAAGTTACTCCTATTCGTGTTGTAACGAGATTTGAAGTGAAAG AAGATGTgacatatgaagaacaacctgtcAGGATCTCGTCGAGAAATCTAAAATCGTTAAGGAACAGAGAGATTCCAATAGTCAAGATCTTATGGCAGAACCACAGAGAAGACAATGCTACTTAG